The stretch of DNA GTGAAAGTGCAATCCCAGAAGAGATCTTAATGTTTCTTCAGCATGCTCATTACAGAATACAGTCATAGCAGTCTAGATGCATGTTTTTTCTTTCGAGTAATTCCTGGTATTGACCCTGTCATGAGCAGTAGCCAAAAAGAAGATTTTATGCCTCAGTCTATTAGAGGTCATCCACACACTTTTGAACAAATGATTGTCCTCCTATCTGTAACAAATGGAGTGGTACATTTTAATGGAAGAGTACCTGTTGGATTGTCCTGTTCCTGCCATGTATCCGTTCTCTGGGGAGACCAGTGAGCAGTTACTACGTTTTGTAACTCTTGCCTGGTTCTGTAAATCACATAGTTTATGCTCGTTTTGCCTGTACAGTTACAGTAGTCCATACAGCTCTCACTCTAGGTGTGCAGCATGTATCGCCCCTAATCTCAAATTTTTAAATGACGGTCTACTGTGTTTTGCTGATCAAATGAACTCTATGcagtagttttttcttttctttttgagGCCACATCTCCTGGCTTCTGACTTTGATGATTGGTGAGAAAGAGACTAGATAGATTCTGCTCTTCTCTGCCACTGTAGTTAATCTCTGAAGCATCACCAGAGAGATGAGTATACGAGAGATGGCATGCACCGAAAAGAATACTCTGTTTTTACCCGGTTACTCTGCTTAATCTCTAAAGCCTAGCAGAGAGATGCGCGCACCCAAAATACAGGAGCCGGATCCTCTAACTTAGAAGAAGGAAAGTCACGGTGCTACAGTGCTCGTCTAGTGTAAAATGAAGAAGGAATGTTACGGACTATTAGCAGGTTATTTACTTTTGTAATTAATGTAGATATAAAAAATCAAAAATACTTTTATCTCATCATCAACTTGTTTGTATGTAACTACTTTGAATGTGCATAATAGATTTGTAATCTAAATATTAATTTAAGTTATTTTTAGTCTTAATTGTATGAATTAACAGAAGGAAAGTTAGGGTACTGTAGTTTCTCTAACATCCCTTGCGTATGGTATGTTAGAGGATCCAGTTCCTAAAATACAGTCGTCCATTTTTACTGTCCCTCTGTTCTGTTGGTAAAAAAACGTCCAGTTGGACTGAACCAGCAAGAGGACGAAGCAGAGCAAACTCAGACACCACCAAAAACCACCATGTGGCGTTAATGCGAGGCGAAGTCCCCGCTGCGACGCAGCAGCAGGGAGCGCTGCAGCCTAGGCAGGCCGAGGAGGAGAAAAGCCTGCGCACTTTTCCTAAATCCGCTCTACTCCTACCCCCGTAGCCTTTCGATGCTACAACGGCACGGCACGGCCGAACTCTCTGAAACGGCAGCCGCCCATGCATGCATACCCACAGGCCACAGCCACGCAGCAATGGACTAGTTTCCGTGCCCATAACTCTCACGAGCTGCAGCCGGTCGTGGCATCGCCATTACATTTACATGCACGCGTCTAGCTAGCTCATCTCCTAGCTCTAGGCTGCGAgaaacagaggaggaggagcaggagaAGCGCACCGGCTCCAAGATCTTTGTGCTCCGAGGAAGCGAGGAGCGCAGAGCAGAGCAAAGTCGGAGACCCTCTGGGCCTGTCGTTTCACCGCCGGCCTCGCGTCGCGTGATCGGTCGATGCGTGGGGCTCGGCGGCAGCGGCGCAGGCCGCGGGAGCGCGACGTGGCGGCCTGGCCCTTCTTCCTCGCCTGCTGCCTCCTTGCGCTCGCCGTGTCCAGAGCCGAGGAGCCGCGCGCATCGCCGGTACGTCTCTTCGTAGCTCACCGTCTATTTCTCCAGTTCCTCGTCGCTTGGTGCATGCAGCACATGTGTACTACGCATGATGCATGACGCGTTGGTTGATTGTTCAGGtgagagggagaggaggaggaggggaggatCAGCGGCTGAGCAGGGTGGGGTCGAGGCCGCCGTGCTGCGTGTGCGAGCGGAGGTGCGGCGGCTGCGCGCCGTGCACGGCCGTGCAGGTGCGCGCCGGAGTTCGGCCGCTGTGCGCCAACTACGAGCCCGTCAGGTGGAAGTGCAAGTGCGGCGACGCCGTCTTCGACCCATGACTCGTCTCCAAGAGATAATTCAGATGAATGCGTGAACTGCAGCCTGCAGGGCAAAGCGGCGGCGGTCGATAATTCAGGTGATGCCGTTCGCCAGCGCCATGCAATATACCACTACAGTAAGTGGAAATAAAGTCTGCATTGCATGCATGGCTGCTACTAGGAGTAAATAGTAGTAGTAATTCCTTTTCTCGGCCTTGATTTCCTATAAATcttgaagaagagaagaaagaacaATCTGTATTTATATGCTCGTATTATGTTTATGTCGTTGATCGGACATCAGAGCTCTCCAAACTCTAATTGAGCGACATTGTTCGGCACATGCTAATATGCCATGCATTTCTCGCAAATGTGTGCGCTCTTGTTATGCTTGCGTTGTTGATTGGAGATAACCGCTCTCAAATTTGAACGACATTGTTCGACATATGCATTCCTCACAAATGCTGGCTGTGAGGAGTTTTACGCCAGAGGAATCAGAGGGTGGAATCTGGAATGTAGGCACGGTCGTCAATGTACTCACAAAGGAGGAAAAAGTCTTCTTTGGGACTTAGGGtgtgtttggatggttgccaatACCTACCCTTCCAATTATTATGTCATGACCAAACTTTTGGTGCTTGTTTGGAAGCGTTGGTAAGTGCATGGGCAAGCAAAAGGTTGACAAAAATATTGCCTGGCCAAAATTTTGATTGGGCTAAGTTGAGCTTAAGCCAAACATACCGGCCTCAAACGTGTCTAACCGTTGTCCAATAACTCCATAAAACCCTAAAACGTAATTGTCATTTCATTCTCCTTCGACTATGAGGAATCAAAGACTTGGACTAGGTAGTTTTAGTAATTATTAATCCCATTTTTTAGTTTACTTTTTATTTAGAAATTTTAGTTTACTTTGTTAAGTTTATGGCAGAGTTTACTCTGTTAGTTTTGGCCCATTGATTATATATTTCGACACTCATGTGACGGAATATTTTTTTAACGGGGTTTTCGCATCATGATTATGTATCCAATTAGGGTCCCATCCTATATTAAATTGGTTGGCCCATTTAGAACCAAATTGAATTTCATCTCATTGTCTTTCCTATGCTTTTAGGCCTGGATTATTTAGCATTCTTTTTCGAACCAATGTAGTCCCTCGGCAAATTTATGAACTTTCTTTTTCAACCCATTATACCATAAAGAGCTCATCACAACCTAAATAAATATAATGGTCACAATAATTCAACACAACGTCACGCAAATAATTGTATGTTACATGACTTAGATCCATCGGAAGTGGCTCAGCCAAACAGGGTCACATGACCGCATGAATCACATCCAAACATATGTACTGACTAGCCTTGCTTTTATGTTAACCCTTGCAATAGAGTGAGCTTTCCGTCTTCCAACCATCCCAGATCCTATAGATAACATCACACATGGTTGAAGATACATGATCGTCCAGTGATCATGCATTTATATTTGTATGGTGTTTCTAAAAGAAAACATGCAATAACTTCGTAGTTCTAAAATATAACACCAAAATTGCATCATCCACATGCAAAAAAATAGTTAAACTGGGTATGCATATCTTCTATCTTCAAATATACAGTGTTGGTAATTAAACTTAGTAGTGGTAGGAGCTAGTCACACAACTAAATATTATTTGCATGCAAATTAGCAGCAGCTAGCTAGTAATAAGAAAAACAAGGTGGATCATTCGCTACAATAAGCAAtcaatcccccccccccccccccccccccccaaaaaaaacacAAAGGATGATATATTCACAATGGTTCAAATGGTTTTTCATGATTCAACCAACTAACTCAATATTTGTCGACACATGCATACTGCAACATTGTGTATGGCCTGCAAGTAGTTCAATCTTTTCTAATACATAATATGACACGACTAGTAACACAATGGTCCAACAAGTTTTCTTGTGTTGTTCTTGATACGGAGACCAAAACACGTCCAAAAATTCCCAGTAAAATCTACCATGCTAAGATTCCGTTATAAATTTATTGCAATATAAGTGCTTTAGTTTTTGTTCACCAATTTAGTATTGTTCTTATGCAAAACAAGCTCACACCCAAAGCATTTACAAATGAATAGTGACATATGATGCAGGTAAATCTAATGGAGACATCTAGAAATTGATAAAGTGTGTGAGGTCAGGATATCACATCAGGGAGCACAAACTAATTGGTGAAGTAGGTTAAAAGAAAATGTTTAGGTGCAGAAATCACATTGATGAAGCTTATAACTATGTAGAGTAGAAGTCAGACTGATGAAATTGAAAATTATTGTCTGTTGTTTCACAACTAGTATTTGTCAGTTAAGAACTACGAGAAATATGCACAACAAAAGTGGAAATGACCCTTCTAAAAGGACATCTTCCCCTAATGAGGGCATTGGCATTAATGACATATGGTTAGAAGAATAACCTTGCTTCTAGTGCCTACACAATGTTTACGAACTTTGATATGAAACAAATTGTTGGTCGGAGCAAGCAAAAAGATTAAAGAAGACGCCACGTCAATTTCGATTGATGATTTCTCATTGTGAGTCATAGGTATGATGTATAACAAATAGGGGTACGCCGTGGATATAGGTTTGGGGATCAACAAACTTTATAGAAGCCAAATACACCTACATTCTGTGCGAGAGAGTGCCTCAAACATATGCCTGAAATGTTGCTTTTTAGTGTGCCTCGGAGCTTCCTCGGCGCGTCCAAGCAGAAGAACTAAATGTCAGTTTCTTGGACAGCATCGATAGGTGCCTTGGAGCCTCCGAGCTTACCAGGACACAATATAACGGGAAATATTCTTGAGGGGGCTATAAAAGATGGCTTCATCCCAACGAAGAGAGTGAGCACTCCAACTATCTTTCAAACATTGTTTAACACTTAAAAAGCTTGAGATATCCCTCCCTAGTTTTCCATCCCACTATACTATTAGAGAGAGCAAGAGTAGatcccgatctacacttccaggAAAGCAAAACTCAAGTTCATTGTTGTTCTCGTTCAACGGATATTAACACTCCCCCAAGAGCGTGAACTCCAAATTACATCTTCGTTTTCATCACTTGTGGTTATCTCTAACATTATCTTTATCCTTTGTTATTACTTACTTGGTTGGTTTCGTTGTGTAGCTTGCTAGCTTGTATTGGGTATCACTTAGTTGCATTTGTAGAGAACTTAAAATTATGCACTTCCTCTAAAATCAGCTAAGAAAATAAAAAAAGTGCTAATCGTCTACCCCTCTAATTGACATATCAATCATATTTGATCCTTCAGCTTCACTTACCTCATTGGCTTGCATGAAAGAAGATGCATGCCACAGTGAGGGGAATCCAGGTCCCTGCATGCCGCACTTTTCGACCATTAGATTTCGGTAAGAACGACCCATTTTTATATATACATGAAATGATGTTATTTTGAATTTAAGAATTCTTAAGCTTCGAGATTTGCATATCGTAATAGGGTCATGAGTGTGAACAAGAGTTGCATACATAGAGTTAACCTCACATTTTGGTGGGAGCGCAACAGATACTTTGTTAAcaaggagtactttttaccttgatACAACATACTTTTGTGATAAAAGTGATGATGATGGGTCATAGGAGAAGGCCGTTCCACAATATTTTTCGCATGCTTAAATATCACCAAAGGAGACATTAGGCGGAAATGGGCTTAGCACATGTGCAAACGTGTCACCTTTATGCATGATATGGAACATGCTTTGTGTGCTAGTCTCGTAGAAAATGTCACTTGACCTTCATATGACCAGCCTCAAAATGTGAGTCCTCCTTTTCTCATTCAACTTGTGAAAGTATTTCCGATCCTGAATATTTATGTAAAAATCTTGCCAAATATCCTACTCAATAAGTAGCCTCAACAACTACTTTGTCAAcaaggagtactttttaccttgacATTTTGGATGCCTAAATCATCCCGATTCTTTAGACCGCAGAGGTTACATTTGTTAGTAGGTGTTTTCTCTTACAAGTATGTGTTTTCAGTAATACATGAGAACGTATATAGCCTAAGAGTATGTACAATGGTTCTGCGCAAAACCAAAAGAGTATATACAATGGTTGATTAGACTATCTTTTCTTATACAATATTTTGTATCACGTAACCCATAGGAGATAAACAAACAGGATCTACAATTTGTTGGTGATATATCTTCCAACTAATGTGTACATACTCATAAAATGAAACTAGAAAACATGCGACTAAAAGAAGACATATCATACAATGGAGGAAAATATTCATATTTTTGTTTCTTTCTACCACGGGGGGGGTGGTGGGGGGGTGTCCTAATTGACATTTGTTCTGCCAAACAGTTGTTGAATCGCGTGTAGCGACTGCATGAGCTGGATCAACTTGTCGTCCGCTTACCAAGCACTCTCGGGTTGGTTTCACTGATTTTTCTCCTGGCTTGTTTCACCTTTTTTCCTCAGTTCAGTTTTCAattgttttattttttatttggttCCGATTTAGTTGGTTTTTTTTTCGATTTCTTTCAAGTTTTCGGTTGTTCTCCAGGTCTTCTTTGcattttttctttgttttttcataattttttctATGCAATAAATAATTTCCAAGTTACAATGATTGGCGAATTTAGGAGCCGTTCATCCACCTCAATCTGACGGTCGAAAAATAAAAGTTACGAGGAGTTACAAGATTAAAATTACGGGAAATTACAAATAACAATGGGACCGTTACATATTTTGTGTGGGACCAGTTTTTTTTCAATGGGTAGATTCGTCAAGGGAATATGTAACTCGCACACCagagtttttttttttttttttttgcaaaactgcCGAAAGAATCAATCGTGGCTCGTTTCCTATCCAGCCTCGCTCGTCGCTTCGATGTTTTTTTGTTGGGGCCCATCTTCCCTGGTCGCTGGCAAGGCCCTGCTTGGCCCGTCGACGATGACCACGTTGCGCCCCGCGTCGAGCACCTCCGCCGGCAGCGAGGTCAGCAACAGCCGGCAGCCGGACTTGCGCGTTGTCTCCGTCGGCCGCCGGCACACCGGACTTGACCTCGCGCGCCGCAGCAACGCCCACGCCTCCCCGGCCGGGTTAGGTCAGGTTACCTGGCGCGGTGGACGGACGCTGAGCCGGGGCCGCGCCCCGCAAGCACGCCCAACCCAAGGATCCTTCTACCTGGTCACGTAGTACACTAGTATGAAGAGCCGAGGAACGACGCCAGGCCACGAGGGTTCCCATCCTCTGCTCGATTTGGTCTTGAACACCTACAGTCATGGAAACATGAATCAGTCTCGGGAGAATACGAGCAGAAGATGCATGGCGAGTTATTTAATCCGGCCGCTTACCATCTTGCATTTATCCACAGTTCCAGAGAGAAACCCCCTTGATGAATCTGTCATTCCCCTGAATAAGGCATGTGTTCTTAGGATACCAGCAGCAGTACATTCAGATCTTTGGGGAAGATAAGGTTAAACTAGTAAATACAACATAGGAAAATGCTGAGGAGAACCTGGGTACCCGCACACCCTATATgcaaaaaaaatttcaaaaaagttcaaaaaaattccaaATCTTTTTTGGTATAAAAAATGATCAAGTATTGTAGTCGTATAAAAAGATTCATCAGAGAATGACTTGTGTTGcatcctgggttgaagatttggCAAAAAAACACTATATACAACTACTATACATGCTATATTGTCATCATAAACTTCTTTTTTTTGCCCTGAAGTCAAAATGAATCATTTCTTGTCGAAACTTTTTTATACGAGTAGAATACCTGATCATGTTTGATTCCAAAGAAGATTTATAATTTTTAAAACTTTTTTGAATTACTAAATTTTTTGGCGCATATAGAGTGCGCCAAAACCCGAGAGCACCAAGTCCCGTCCATACAACATACCACTATGTCCAGCATTGGTTACGAGCCTCCACCACTTCATTTATAATATCTGATATCTACAGAATGATAAACAGCTTCAGTGGTCTTCAAGCTGGAAAGGCTGTCAGCAAGCAGATACATACATTTGAGTCAACTATGGAAGCCACTGCTACTCATTTCATTTTGTCATTTGAGGACCGAACCTTCAATAACTCTACTACATAAAGCTTTCCCTGAAAAAACCTCTACTACTTAAAGTGGTCATGCCTAATTGCTAACAGGCCGCAAGCAAAAATCAGACGAGAACACCAAAAGTTAGAAAAGGTACCTCGGTAAGTTTTGTGTGAACACCAACAATTAGACAAGACGCCACAATAGACCTGATGACTTACACATAAATGGTCCACCAAAATCCGGTCCGTTGTCTTGCAGGGGCGGAACTTCCTTTTGTCGTTTTAATTTTTTGGTGTCTTGACGGTCAAGTTCATTGTTTACCTGTCCGGTAAGTTCGACTTGGAAACCAAGTCGATTTGAGATTGTGGTCGCAACACAATACCGCCTCTGGTTCACCTTTATATACTGTTTACCAGCCTCGGCCAAAGATACATTGAAAACACTTAGGATTTTGCCTCATCTCGCAACTTGCTCTGCCACCATGGTCTACTCTATCTTGAACGCTAGCATGCATTGGTGTGCGGGAGAGCAGATCCGAAACCGTTCGTCCTTGCGATCCTGCAACCGGAGAGCACGAGTTAGGTTTTTGGGAAGCGCTCTAAGCGACTGCTCAACTTTGTCATCACGGGTCGGCTCAGTTCATGTTGAAGAAGTGCGCAAGGCTTGGCTCGCTCGCCGTCGTGCTGCGGAGGGCCCCCAAGGACAATTCTTTCGGCCCGGGAGTTCATCTCATCGAGGCGGAGCCAAATGGCAGGGTTGCTTGGCCTGAGGTGTTGCTCGGTAGCGAGGacttcatcggtggcggcgggTAATAGAGCCGTAACTCACCATGAGGGTGATGTAGGACTTCTGGATGTTCGTGAAGGTTGCAATAGATTCAGGTGTGCGAAGGAGAAGAGAGAAAGCCAAGGAGGGGTAGGGGACTCACTGCTAAAGGAGATCGATAGCACGAGGAGATCGATCTAAAGTGGGGAAGAACGTGATCGTGTCGTTGATTCCTGGCAACCAGTCCAATTCCTTCGACTGGGAGGTTCAGAGGAGTGACACAAAGCTATCCAGATGGTTGGGCAAAGGAAGATTGTTGGGTACGGAAAAAAATGCAACATAGGCGGTGGCATGACCGGACACGCGGATCATTGTCGGCGGCCGCTCTCCGAGCGCCGCTGAAGACAAAGTTGCAACCATCGACCTAAAGACATTGCCTTGATCCTCCATGAGGCCTCGCCGACGTCCACCGAGCTGGGAGGCACAGTGTTGGGGCCATGATGGCCGCGACGTAGTCGGTGCCACTCTTCAGTGGTAGAGCATGGTTTGGTGGCGAGGATATTCGAGGTGACTCCAGCGGGTGGGCACAGTGGTGGCGTCGCGGCGAAGTGGAGTGGCAGGGGGAGACGAGCTTGGGTAGGGGAGTGGCGTGCCTGTAAGTTGAAGGGTCACCTGATAAGGGGCCCCAACGGTATTGGATATAATAAGGGGTTAAGAGAGCAAAAAAAATGGTTCGGGAATGGTGTGAACCATCCACTTTTTCTAACTCGAAAAAAATGTATTGTTCATTTTTGACCATTTTTTCAAAAATTTCCACCCACTTCCATTTTTTGCTAAAAAAAATTGGAAGCGTTTAGCTAGCATTAGTCCATCGTGGGCATTTCATATGTTCAAACGACCAAAATATGTGAAAATGAAGCATAATTCAAGAACTAAGGTCTCAGACATTGCAACATTCTGACACATAGCTTAGGTCTCACAAATAAATCTCACACATAGCTTTGGGCACAGTATAGAATAAAAGGCTCACGCATGGAGCTCACACATCATCCTCAAATCCGAGCAGGCCACGGAATTTTACGTACTTCCTTTTGCCCCCGTGTCCATAAGGCATTGCTTCCTCAAGCTACACCACTACCGGAAGAGACACTATTGAGCTTATCAGACCGTGAGGTATCAACAGCTGCATGATAGAGAAAATT from Triticum urartu cultivar G1812 chromosome 3, Tu2.1, whole genome shotgun sequence encodes:
- the LOC125547979 gene encoding EPIDERMAL PATTERNING FACTOR-like protein 5, with protein sequence MRGARRQRRRPRERDVAAWPFFLACCLLALAVSRAEEPRASPVRGRGGGGEDQRLSRVGSRPPCCVCERRCGGCAPCTAVQVRAGVRPLCANYEPVRWKCKCGDAVFDP